One stretch of Halobaculum marinum DNA includes these proteins:
- a CDS encoding NAD(P)/FAD-dependent oxidoreductase, which yields MAHIGIVGAGVAGAGAAYALRETAHDMTLLEKSRGVGGRAATRRRNDCRYDHGANYVKDADDRTLDLLHELGEEGLVDVEEPVWTFGVDGQIEPSNRQESHKFTWTAGITQLAKRLLAETDAEVRKTTRAASLARDDEGETWTVTDTDGDEHGPFDALLLTPPAPQTADLLAATEWVDDDGALDELHEAVAATEFRTIRTLVLHYDFAVDRPWYAAVDVDKEHDVGWVAREECKDGHVPDGESLLIVQMGPEWSTEHYDDPLEEAADAVAGRVADLVGDDRLTDPDWVDDQGWRYALPDTSLDPDADAVDPAADAGLYLAGDWVAGEGRVHRALWNGVEVGERVGDSL from the coding sequence ATGGCACACATCGGTATCGTCGGCGCCGGCGTCGCGGGCGCCGGCGCGGCGTACGCGCTCCGGGAGACGGCCCACGACATGACGCTGCTGGAGAAGTCCCGCGGCGTCGGCGGGCGAGCGGCCACGCGCCGGCGGAACGACTGTCGGTACGACCACGGCGCCAACTACGTGAAAGACGCCGACGACCGCACGCTCGACCTGCTGCACGAGTTGGGCGAGGAGGGCCTCGTCGACGTCGAGGAGCCGGTGTGGACGTTCGGCGTCGACGGTCAGATCGAACCGAGCAACCGACAGGAGAGTCACAAGTTCACCTGGACCGCGGGGATCACCCAACTCGCCAAGCGACTGCTCGCCGAGACCGACGCCGAGGTGCGCAAGACGACGCGGGCGGCCTCCCTCGCCCGTGACGACGAGGGCGAAACTTGGACGGTCACCGACACCGACGGCGACGAGCACGGCCCGTTCGACGCGCTCCTCTTGACCCCGCCGGCACCACAGACGGCGGACCTCCTCGCGGCGACCGAGTGGGTCGACGACGACGGCGCGCTCGACGAACTGCACGAGGCGGTCGCGGCGACCGAGTTCCGGACGATTCGCACGCTCGTCCTCCACTACGACTTTGCAGTCGACCGCCCGTGGTACGCCGCCGTCGACGTCGACAAGGAGCACGACGTCGGCTGGGTCGCGCGCGAGGAGTGCAAAGACGGGCACGTCCCCGACGGCGAGAGCCTGCTGATCGTCCAGATGGGGCCCGAGTGGTCGACCGAACACTACGACGACCCGCTAGAGGAGGCCGCAGACGCCGTCGCGGGTCGCGTGGCCGACCTCGTGGGCGACGACCGCCTGACGGACCCCGACTGGGTCGACGACCAGGGGTGGCGCTACGCGCTCCCCGACACATCGCTCGACCCCGACGCCGATGCGGTCGACCCGGCCGCCGACGCGGGACTGTACCTCGCGGGCGACTGGGTCGCCGGCGAGGGGCGCGTCCACCGCGCGCTGTGGAACGGCGTCGAGGTCGGCGAACGGGTCGGGGACTCGCTGTAG
- a CDS encoding RAD55 family ATPase: MDRIPFGVAQLDTVLGGGAPEGSVVLVAGESGAGARAFAYTSAAMNALARTDDDLFDLYYGEPADEATVPPEVHYLSFTTDRDYIERELRYTMADEIVDAAIDGIRVADLSPEYFQLSSIPREWYMGTTSTIRDLGNAGNRDGVLSALGEYLTANAAGNLVVIDSITDLVGASGGEIEWSDVAMLVRGLAKAVHSWGGLLLALVNTDTLDDRQFGQLMDGSGGTLQFNWETGGSKRARTMVVREFRGVLSQLEAENIVRFETEIHDGGLDISDVRKIR; the protein is encoded by the coding sequence ATGGACCGGATCCCGTTCGGCGTCGCCCAACTCGACACGGTGCTCGGCGGCGGCGCCCCGGAGGGTAGCGTCGTGCTCGTGGCGGGCGAGTCCGGCGCCGGCGCCCGCGCGTTCGCCTACACCAGCGCCGCGATGAACGCCCTCGCGCGGACCGACGACGACCTGTTCGACCTCTACTACGGCGAGCCCGCCGACGAGGCGACGGTGCCGCCGGAGGTGCACTACCTCTCGTTTACCACTGATCGCGACTACATCGAGCGGGAACTGCGCTACACGATGGCCGACGAGATCGTCGACGCCGCGATCGACGGGATCAGGGTGGCCGACCTCTCGCCGGAGTACTTCCAGCTGTCGTCGATCCCCCGCGAGTGGTACATGGGGACGACGAGTACGATCCGCGACCTCGGGAACGCGGGCAACCGCGACGGCGTGCTCTCGGCGCTGGGCGAGTACCTCACCGCCAACGCCGCGGGCAACCTCGTGGTGATCGACTCGATCACGGACCTCGTGGGCGCCTCGGGAGGCGAAATCGAGTGGAGCGACGTGGCGATGCTCGTGCGCGGCCTCGCGAAGGCCGTCCACTCGTGGGGTGGCCTACTACTCGCGCTCGTGAACACCGACACCCTCGACGACCGCCAGTTCGGCCAACTCATGGACGGCAGTGGTGGCACTCTCCAGTTCAACTGGGAGACGGGCGGCTCCAAGCGCGCCCGGACGATGGTCGTCCGGGAGTTCCGGGGCGTGCTCTCGCAGTTGGAGGCGGAGAACATCGTCCGCTTCGAGACGGAGATCCACGACGGCGGCCTCGACATCAGCGACGTGCGGAAGATCCGGTGA
- a CDS encoding ferredoxin produces the protein MSDLDAEVQTASDYGGDGPPVEEKPYKIIFEANACFGAGKCAEVADNWEMDIASGMAKPKSYYIGEDELEENIRAAEVCPAKKDVGCIHVVDRRTDEELSPDPHGDGTLSVDW, from the coding sequence ATGAGCGACCTCGACGCGGAGGTACAGACCGCCAGCGACTACGGCGGCGACGGCCCGCCGGTGGAGGAGAAGCCGTACAAGATCATCTTCGAGGCGAACGCCTGCTTCGGCGCGGGCAAGTGCGCCGAGGTGGCCGACAACTGGGAGATGGACATCGCCAGCGGGATGGCCAAGCCCAAGTCGTACTACATCGGCGAGGACGAGTTGGAAGAGAACATCCGCGCCGCCGAAGTGTGCCCCGCGAAGAAGGACGTCGGCTGTATCCACGTCGTCGACCGCCGGACGGACGAGGAACTGTCGCCGGACCCGCACGGCGACGGCACCCTGAGCGTCGACTGGTAG
- a CDS encoding DUF7385 family protein has translation MSRIDLSDGFDVHDYRRKLKLLRQDAGSMSLANREGLGCPACGAEFDRLFVSDDETVTFDSAPNGPVCLARTDERLLVLTH, from the coding sequence ATGTCGCGGATCGACCTCTCGGACGGCTTCGACGTGCACGACTACCGTCGCAAACTGAAACTGCTCCGGCAGGACGCCGGGTCGATGTCGCTGGCGAACCGCGAGGGACTCGGGTGCCCCGCCTGCGGCGCCGAGTTCGACCGGCTGTTCGTCAGCGACGACGAGACGGTGACGTTCGACTCCGCGCCGAACGGCCCGGTCTGTCTCGCCCGCACCGACGAACGACTGCTCGTATTGACCCACTGA
- a CDS encoding dienelactone hydrolase family protein, whose protein sequence is MTDVLVPGGRDVRASLDRASDGARADACVVACPPHPQHRGHRGDERLRAVSEVLTAGGVYCLRFDYGDWDEGYGERADARNAVAWARERYDRVGLFGFSFGGCVALLVGSEGDVDAVSALAPTARLASDLDAVAAMADIDCPAQVVYATRDDTADWKPVVERAEELGFETVEFSADHFFVGQAGKVGDAVGEWLLGVL, encoded by the coding sequence ATGACAGACGTCCTCGTCCCCGGGGGCCGCGACGTGCGCGCCTCCCTCGACCGTGCGAGCGACGGTGCGCGAGCCGACGCCTGCGTCGTCGCGTGCCCGCCCCACCCCCAGCACCGCGGCCACCGCGGCGACGAACGCCTCCGCGCCGTCTCGGAGGTGCTCACCGCCGGCGGCGTCTACTGCCTCCGGTTCGACTACGGCGACTGGGACGAGGGGTACGGCGAGCGCGCCGACGCGCGCAACGCCGTCGCGTGGGCTCGCGAGCGGTACGACCGCGTCGGCCTGTTCGGCTTCAGTTTCGGCGGGTGCGTGGCGCTGCTGGTGGGGAGCGAGGGCGACGTGGACGCCGTCTCCGCGCTCGCGCCGACCGCGCGACTCGCGTCGGATCTGGACGCCGTCGCGGCGATGGCCGACATCGACTGTCCCGCGCAGGTGGTGTACGCGACGCGCGACGACACCGCCGACTGGAAGCCGGTGGTCGAGCGCGCGGAGGAGTTGGGGTTCGAGACGGTGGAGTTCTCGGCAGACCACTTCTTCGTCGGGCAGGCGGGGAAGGTGGGCGACGCGGTGGGGGAGTGGTTACTCGGTGTGCTGTGA
- a CDS encoding aldo/keto reductase — protein MTLDLPSVGLGTMGLDGDDGARAVATALDLGYRHLDTAQVYGNEATVGAGLARSGVDRAAVTVATKTWIDRLAPVDVRPSTEASLEALGLRTVDLLYVHRPKGGYDPAGTLAEYDALVDDGLVRHVGVSNFERAELDEAIDLLDAPLAAHQTEFHPLFRRPELRAHAVDHGYTLVAYSPLAGGRVRDLDPVCAVAEKHDTTPEAVSIAWVTGKEGVVTIPKASSEAHLRANLAAADLDLDDEDVARIDAIDREQELFPE, from the coding sequence ATGACACTCGACCTCCCGTCCGTCGGACTCGGGACGATGGGCCTCGACGGCGACGACGGCGCCCGCGCGGTCGCGACCGCGCTCGACCTCGGCTATCGCCACCTCGACACCGCGCAGGTGTACGGCAACGAGGCGACCGTCGGCGCCGGCCTCGCCCGGAGCGGCGTCGACCGCGCGGCTGTGACGGTCGCGACCAAGACGTGGATCGACCGCCTCGCACCCGTCGACGTCCGCCCGTCGACGGAGGCGAGTCTGGAGGCGCTCGGCCTGCGGACGGTCGACCTCCTGTACGTCCACCGCCCGAAGGGCGGCTACGACCCCGCCGGCACCCTCGCCGAGTACGACGCCCTCGTCGACGACGGCCTCGTCCGGCACGTGGGCGTCTCGAACTTCGAGCGAGCGGAACTCGACGAAGCCATCGACCTGCTGGACGCTCCCCTGGCGGCCCACCAGACGGAGTTCCACCCGCTGTTCCGTCGTCCGGAACTGCGGGCGCACGCCGTCGACCACGGCTACACGCTGGTCGCGTACTCCCCGCTGGCGGGCGGGCGCGTCCGCGACCTCGACCCCGTGTGCGCGGTCGCCGAGAAACACGACACCACGCCGGAGGCCGTGAGCATCGCGTGGGTCACCGGGAAGGAGGGGGTCGTCACCATCCCGAAGGCGTCGAGCGAGGCGCACCTGCGGGCGAACCTCGCGGCGGCCGACCTCGACCTCGACGACGAGGACGTGGCCCGCATCGACGCCATCGACCGCGAGCAGGAACTGTTCCCGGAGTAA
- the msrB gene encoding peptide-methionine (R)-S-oxide reductase MsrB, producing the protein MSDSAEQTPEDLPETDEEWRERLTDEEYRILREQGTEARFSGEHVDRNDDGLYKCAGCGTVIFESETKYDSGCGWPSFYAADESKVRLLDDHSHGMTRVEVRCNTCDGHLGHVFQDGPEPTGERFCINSVAIDFEPEE; encoded by the coding sequence ATGAGTGACTCCGCCGAGCAGACGCCCGAGGACCTCCCCGAGACCGACGAGGAGTGGCGCGAACGACTGACGGACGAGGAGTACCGCATCCTCCGCGAACAGGGGACGGAGGCGCGCTTCTCCGGCGAACACGTGGACCGGAACGACGACGGCCTGTACAAGTGTGCGGGCTGTGGCACCGTCATCTTCGAGTCGGAGACGAAGTACGACTCCGGGTGTGGGTGGCCCAGTTTCTACGCCGCCGACGAGTCGAAGGTGCGCCTGCTGGACGACCACAGCCACGGGATGACCCGCGTCGAGGTGCGGTGCAACACCTGCGACGGCCACCTCGGCCACGTGTTCCAGGACGGCCCCGAACCGACGGGCGAGCGCTTCTGCATCAACTCCGTCGCCATCGACTTCGAACCCGAGGAGTAG
- a CDS encoding CopG family transcriptional regulator, producing the protein MAGEQVEGLPGALREWVDSRAEETGRSPDEVLARAVTLARLLDEHDDDLPDPGAVAADTGADADADSEDAAQRLADLDERVAALDAELDEKIDDVRSRVIQVKRETDAKAAADHEHADLRERVESLAEVADEVEALRADFADLRETFEAGFANYEEVLEYLTDTADDHDAKLSTVATVLADLRTRVSRVEAREERRRAAAELQAEANRLGVATAACGACASKVHLGLLSVPECPHCGEPFDAVEPKSGFFGSATLAVGSRPALEGETVEETAPEDVFEDV; encoded by the coding sequence ATGGCCGGAGAGCAGGTCGAGGGGCTGCCGGGGGCGCTCCGCGAGTGGGTCGACTCTCGCGCCGAAGAGACGGGGCGCTCGCCCGACGAGGTGCTCGCGCGAGCGGTCACGCTGGCGCGCCTGCTCGACGAACACGACGACGACCTCCCCGACCCCGGAGCCGTCGCCGCCGACACCGGCGCCGACGCCGACGCCGACTCCGAGGACGCCGCACAGCGACTCGCCGACCTCGACGAGCGCGTCGCGGCGCTGGACGCCGAGTTGGACGAGAAGATCGACGACGTCCGCTCGCGCGTCATCCAGGTGAAGCGGGAGACGGACGCCAAGGCCGCGGCCGACCACGAGCACGCCGACCTCCGCGAGCGCGTAGAGTCGCTCGCCGAGGTCGCCGACGAGGTCGAAGCGCTGCGCGCGGACTTCGCGGACCTGCGGGAGACGTTCGAGGCCGGCTTCGCCAACTACGAGGAGGTGCTGGAGTACCTCACCGACACCGCCGACGACCACGACGCGAAGCTGTCGACCGTCGCGACCGTCCTCGCGGACCTGCGGACGCGTGTCTCGCGGGTCGAAGCCCGCGAGGAGCGCCGCCGCGCCGCCGCCGAGTTGCAAGCCGAGGCCAACCGGCTCGGCGTCGCCACCGCGGCCTGCGGCGCCTGCGCCTCGAAGGTACACCTGGGACTGTTGTCGGTGCCCGAGTGCCCCCACTGCGGCGAGCCGTTCGACGCCGTCGAGCCGAAGTCGGGGTTCTTCGGCTCCGCAACGCTCGCCGTCGGGAGTCGCCCCGCGCTGGAGGGTGAGACGGTCGAGGAGACTGCCCCCGAAGACGTGTTCGAGGACGTATGA
- a CDS encoding bacterio-opsin activator domain-containing protein — translation MSKPQVPVLVSFTLPTESFAFDAAATRDPELRVTLDQVVPVDDTPLPFFWVESTDDGFEAAAERDPAIAAIDCLESVDGRRLYRAEWTDDQCLLATIIESRAALLDATLEGGVWRFGLRFDGPGATAPFQRQCHERGIPIDVTRVVSVAEDASSNEGDDFGLTAVQRETLVTAQDAGYFKRPRGATLSDLSDRLGVSEQAVSRRIGRGLDALVETTLVRG, via the coding sequence GTGTCGAAGCCGCAAGTGCCCGTACTCGTGTCGTTCACGCTGCCGACGGAGTCGTTCGCGTTCGACGCCGCCGCCACCCGCGACCCGGAGCTTCGGGTGACGCTCGACCAGGTCGTGCCGGTGGACGACACCCCGCTGCCGTTCTTCTGGGTCGAGTCGACCGACGACGGGTTCGAGGCCGCCGCCGAGCGCGACCCGGCCATCGCCGCCATCGACTGTCTGGAGTCGGTCGACGGCCGTCGACTCTACCGCGCCGAGTGGACCGACGACCAGTGTCTGCTGGCGACGATCATCGAGTCACGGGCGGCGCTGTTGGACGCGACGCTCGAAGGCGGCGTCTGGCGGTTCGGCCTCCGGTTCGACGGTCCGGGAGCCACCGCGCCGTTCCAGCGGCAGTGCCACGAGCGGGGTATCCCAATCGACGTGACGCGCGTCGTCTCCGTCGCGGAGGACGCCAGTTCCAACGAGGGCGACGACTTCGGCCTCACGGCGGTCCAGCGCGAGACGTTGGTCACCGCACAGGACGCGGGCTACTTCAAGCGTCCTCGCGGCGCCACCCTGTCGGACCTCAGCGACCGACTCGGCGTCTCCGAGCAGGCCGTCTCGCGACGGATCGGTCGCGGCCTCGACGCGCTCGTGGAGACGACCCTCGTTCGCGGGTGA
- a CDS encoding beta-ribofuranosylaminobenzene 5'-phosphate synthase family protein: MPTDADPSDHAASAPRAVTVESGARLHFGFGNLSLAHERLYGAAGVALAEPRVRITVAPAETVASEHDAVERYAARATDLFGVPGARVTVHEELPRHMGLGSGTQLALATLAGVAEAYGHDPAVRAYAPELGRGGRSGVGVAAFETGGFALDAGHPTGRFTTDRPADGDWTVPAVAAHHAVPDDWRFLLVVPDVGPGRSGDDEDTSIRRTVEDADPAVADRVAGVVQRRLLPAVAEGAAERFGEAVAEVGRLNGAWFADEQGGVYRPPVGDVVAALDEDPAVYGAGQSSWGPTVYGVTDAARADAARDAGERALVETGVDGDVRVVEPRNEGAAIRPVED; the protein is encoded by the coding sequence ATGCCGACCGACGCCGACCCGTCCGACCACGCCGCGTCCGCCCCCCGCGCCGTCACGGTCGAGTCCGGCGCGCGGCTCCACTTCGGCTTCGGCAACCTCTCGCTGGCCCACGAGCGCCTGTACGGTGCCGCCGGCGTCGCGCTCGCCGAGCCGCGGGTCCGGATCACGGTCGCGCCGGCTGAGACGGTCGCCAGCGAGCACGACGCCGTCGAACGCTACGCGGCACGCGCGACCGACCTGTTCGGCGTCCCGGGCGCGCGAGTGACGGTCCACGAGGAACTGCCGCGGCACATGGGCCTGGGGAGCGGGACGCAACTCGCGCTCGCGACGCTCGCGGGCGTCGCCGAGGCGTACGGCCACGACCCCGCGGTTCGGGCGTACGCCCCCGAACTGGGCCGCGGCGGGCGCTCGGGCGTCGGCGTCGCGGCGTTCGAGACGGGCGGGTTCGCACTCGACGCGGGTCACCCGACGGGCCGGTTCACCACCGACCGGCCGGCCGACGGGGATTGGACGGTGCCCGCGGTCGCGGCCCACCACGCGGTTCCCGACGACTGGCGGTTCCTGCTCGTCGTGCCCGACGTCGGCCCGGGCCGCTCGGGCGACGACGAGGACACCTCGATCCGGCGGACGGTGGAGGACGCCGACCCGGCGGTCGCCGACCGCGTGGCGGGCGTCGTCCAGCGGCGCCTCCTTCCGGCCGTGGCCGAGGGTGCCGCCGAGCGCTTCGGCGAGGCCGTCGCGGAGGTGGGGCGGCTCAACGGCGCGTGGTTCGCCGACGAGCAGGGCGGCGTCTACCGGCCCCCCGTCGGCGACGTGGTGGCCGCGCTCGACGAGGACCCGGCGGTGTACGGCGCCGGCCAGTCCTCGTGGGGCCCGACCGTCTACGGCGTCACCGACGCCGCGCGCGCCGACGCCGCCCGCGACGCCGGCGAGCGCGCACTCGTAGAGACTGGTGTCGATGGCGACGTGCGGGTGGTCGAACCGCGCAACGAGGGTGCGGCGATCCGACCCGTCGAAGACTGA
- a CDS encoding PspA/IM30 family protein → MGILSRTSYVIRSKINAILNRAEDPTETLDYSYEQMRDELQQVKQGIADLTTQKKRLEIQKRRLEENVEKHNEQAREAVQQDREDLARKALEKKKSKMNQIEDLEGQIAELQNTQDQLVDKKDQLQSRIEEFKTKKETMKARYEAAEASSRVSEAMSGVGDEMADVSLAIERAESRTEEMEARSMAMDELADTGAFDDALSDEDEIDKALSSGRTDREVDAELETLRAELGKAPAEPEGDGEAEEAVDATEEVADEELEAELEEIKQEEDADASN, encoded by the coding sequence ATGGGAATCCTCTCGCGCACCTCCTACGTCATCCGCTCGAAGATCAACGCGATCCTCAACCGGGCGGAGGACCCGACGGAGACGCTGGACTACAGTTACGAGCAGATGCGGGACGAACTCCAGCAGGTGAAACAGGGCATCGCCGACCTCACGACCCAGAAGAAGCGCCTGGAGATCCAGAAGCGCCGCCTGGAGGAGAACGTCGAGAAGCACAACGAGCAGGCCCGCGAGGCCGTCCAACAGGACCGCGAGGATCTGGCGCGCAAGGCGCTGGAGAAGAAGAAGTCCAAGATGAACCAGATCGAGGATCTGGAGGGTCAGATCGCCGAACTGCAGAACACGCAGGACCAACTGGTCGACAAGAAGGACCAACTCCAGAGTCGCATCGAGGAGTTCAAGACGAAGAAGGAGACGATGAAGGCGCGCTACGAGGCCGCCGAGGCGTCGTCGCGGGTGTCGGAGGCGATGTCCGGCGTCGGCGACGAGATGGCGGACGTGAGCCTCGCCATCGAGCGCGCGGAGTCGCGCACCGAGGAGATGGAGGCGCGCTCGATGGCGATGGACGAACTCGCCGACACCGGCGCGTTCGACGACGCCCTGTCGGACGAAGACGAGATCGACAAGGCGCTGTCGTCGGGGCGCACCGACCGCGAAGTCGACGCCGAGTTGGAGACGCTGCGTGCGGAACTCGGGAAGGCGCCGGCCGAGCCCGAGGGCGACGGCGAGGCAGAGGAGGCGGTCGACGCGACCGAGGAGGTCGCCGACGAGGAACTCGAGGCGGAGTTGGAGGAGATCAAACAGGAGGAGGACGCGGACGCCTCGAACTGA
- a CDS encoding HAD family hydrolase has product MVYDAIVFDNDGVLVGRTSYDVLHEAAWDAFDALSVADPDPDHVESMVVGVSPRQVEEVCDTYDLTPREFWAMRDRTAFEAQRREVHAGNKRLYDDIDVLRDLSTPMGIVSSNQHETVEFLLDHFGVADLFDTAYGREPTIESLELKKPNSHYIDRALADLDADTALFVGDNESDIEAADNAGIDSAFIRRPHREDWDLSVTPTYDIDGLTDLQAICY; this is encoded by the coding sequence ATGGTGTACGACGCGATCGTGTTCGACAACGACGGGGTCCTCGTGGGGCGTACGAGCTACGACGTCCTCCACGAGGCCGCGTGGGACGCCTTCGACGCGCTCTCGGTGGCAGACCCGGACCCCGACCACGTCGAGTCGATGGTCGTCGGCGTCTCTCCGCGACAGGTCGAAGAGGTGTGTGACACCTACGACCTCACGCCGCGGGAGTTCTGGGCGATGCGCGACCGCACGGCGTTCGAGGCTCAGCGCCGCGAGGTCCACGCGGGCAACAAGCGCCTGTACGACGACATCGACGTGCTCCGGGACCTCTCGACGCCGATGGGTATCGTCTCCTCGAACCAACACGAGACTGTCGAGTTCCTGCTCGACCACTTCGGCGTCGCGGACCTGTTCGACACCGCCTACGGGCGCGAGCCGACCATCGAGAGCCTCGAACTGAAGAAGCCCAACAGCCACTACATCGACCGCGCGCTCGCCGACCTCGACGCCGACACGGCGCTGTTCGTCGGCGACAACGAGTCGGACATCGAGGCCGCGGACAACGCCGGCATCGACTCGGCGTTCATCCGCCGCCCCCACCGCGAGGACTGGGACCTGTCGGTCACGCCCACCTACGACATCGACGGACTCACCGACCTACAGGCGATCTGTTACTGA
- a CDS encoding D-2-hydroxyacid dehydrogenase, with amino-acid sequence MTASDADAPTLLFCHTVGPDRGADLRDRLLDRGLPADRVVAAATPAETDEHVADADGLVLGRLPDGLLDRADSLRWVQALSSGTDYLPLDDLRERGVALTNAAGVHAEPIGEQVLGYLLSFERNLHALGRQQAEHRWERREGGELRGKTVGVVGVGAIGTRVAELATAFGMDVWGVKRDLDTMPAVVDEARTPDALHEVCLAADYLVLACPLTDETEGLIGGDELRLLGGDGVLVNVARGEVCDQKALVGALRSHLIRGAALDVFEEEPLPQDSRLWDLSNTIITPHVAGNTPHKPERWADILAENYRALADGDDTELRNRVL; translated from the coding sequence ATGACCGCCAGCGACGCCGACGCGCCGACGCTGCTGTTCTGTCACACCGTCGGTCCCGACCGCGGCGCCGACCTCCGCGACCGCCTGCTCGACCGCGGCCTCCCCGCCGACCGCGTCGTCGCCGCCGCGACGCCCGCCGAGACAGACGAACACGTCGCCGACGCCGACGGCCTCGTCCTCGGGCGACTCCCGGACGGTCTGCTCGACCGCGCCGACTCCCTCCGGTGGGTGCAGGCGCTGTCCTCGGGCACCGACTACCTCCCGCTCGACGACCTCCGCGAGCGCGGCGTCGCGCTCACGAACGCGGCGGGTGTCCACGCCGAACCCATCGGCGAGCAGGTGCTCGGCTACCTGCTGAGTTTCGAGCGGAACCTCCACGCGCTCGGGCGCCAGCAGGCCGAGCACCGGTGGGAGCGCCGCGAGGGCGGCGAGTTGCGTGGGAAGACGGTCGGCGTCGTCGGCGTCGGCGCCATCGGCACCCGTGTCGCCGAGTTGGCGACTGCCTTCGGGATGGACGTGTGGGGCGTGAAGCGTGACCTCGACACGATGCCCGCCGTCGTCGACGAGGCGCGCACGCCGGACGCCCTCCACGAGGTGTGTCTCGCCGCCGACTACCTCGTGCTCGCGTGCCCGCTCACCGACGAGACCGAGGGCCTGATCGGCGGCGACGAGTTGCGCCTGCTGGGCGGCGACGGCGTGCTCGTCAACGTCGCCCGCGGCGAGGTGTGCGACCAGAAGGCGCTCGTCGGCGCACTCCGCTCGCACCTGATCCGCGGCGCCGCCCTCGACGTGTTCGAGGAAGAGCCGCTGCCGCAGGACTCGCGGCTGTGGGACCTGTCGAACACGATCATCACGCCGCACGTGGCCGGGAACACGCCACACAAGCCCGAGCGGTGGGCCGACATCCTCGCGGAGAACTACCGGGCGCTGGCCGACGGAGACGACACCGAACTGCGAAACCGCGTGCTGTGA
- a CDS encoding transcription factor S — MQFCDDCGSMMRTEDGVMVCASCGATADRDEERAAQFVSTEEQSDDDVIETEEGANFEGKPTSEDVVCDDCGHTVAWYTIKQTGAADEPPTRFFKCKECGYRWREYN, encoded by the coding sequence ATGCAGTTCTGTGACGACTGTGGCTCGATGATGCGCACCGAAGACGGGGTGATGGTGTGCGCCTCCTGCGGCGCGACCGCCGACCGCGACGAGGAGCGCGCCGCCCAGTTCGTCTCGACGGAGGAGCAAAGCGACGACGACGTCATCGAGACGGAGGAGGGTGCGAACTTCGAGGGGAAGCCCACCTCCGAGGACGTCGTCTGCGACGACTGCGGCCACACCGTCGCGTGGTACACGATCAAACAGACCGGCGCCGCCGACGAACCGCCGACGCGCTTCTTCAAATGTAAGGAGTGCGGCTACCGTTGGCGGGAGTACAACTGA